In one Coccinella septempunctata chromosome 6, icCocSept1.1, whole genome shotgun sequence genomic region, the following are encoded:
- the LOC123315423 gene encoding histone-lysine N-methyltransferase SETMAR-like — MEVNKEKIRYILQFFFDKDENASQAAENVNSVYGPDTVTANYAQFWFRRFRSGIFDVKDAPRTGRPVVENVDKVTEIIEVDRHVSSRSIAQELKIDHKTVLNHLHKAGFKKKLDVWVPHQLTPKNMMDRISICEALAKRNEIGPFLKRMVTGDEKWVTYDNIMRKRSWSKRGEAAQTVAKPGLTARKVLLCVWWDWKGIIYYELLPYGQTLNSDIYCQQLDRLKRAIDQKRPELANGRGVVFHQDNARPHTSIVTRQKLQELGWEVLMHPPYSPDLAPSDYHLFLALQNFFSDKKLASREECENQLLEFFANKDQDF, encoded by the coding sequence ATGGAAGTCAACAAAGAGAAAATTCGGTACATTTTACAGTTTTTCTTTGATAAAGACGAAAATGCAAGTCAGGCGGCTGAAAATGTGAATAGTGTTTATGGTCCCGATACTGTAACAGCTAATTACGCGCAATTTTGGTTTCGTCGATTCCGTTCGGGTATTTTTGACGTTAAGGATGCCCCTCGCACAGGCAGGCCCGTCGTCGAAAATGTCGACAAAGTCACTGAAATCATCGAAGTGGACCGGCATGTTAGTAGTCGTAGCATCGCCCAGGAGTTAAAGATCGACCACAAAACAGTTTTAAACCATTTGCACAAAGCTGGGTTCAAAAAAAAGCTTGATGTTTGGGTGCCACACCAATTAACACCAAAAAACATGATGGATCGAATTTCCATCTGCGAAGCCTTGGCCAAACGTAATGAAATCGGCCCATTTCTTAAACGGATGGTGACTGGGGATGAGAAATGGGTCACATACGACAACATTATGCGAAAGCGATCGTGGTCAAAGCGCGGTGAAGCAGCTCAGACGGTGGCCAAACCGGGACTAACGGCCAGGAAGGTTCTGCTTTGCGTTTGGTGGGATTGGAAAGGAATCATTTATTACGAGTTGCTTCCATATGGCCAAACATTAAATTCAGACATCTATTGTCAACAACTGGACCGTCTGAAGCGAGCAATTGACCAGAAACGGCCAGAATTGGCCAACGGAAGAGGTGTCGTGTTCCATCAGGACAACGCCAGGCCACACACTTCTATAGTGACTCGTCAAAAACTCCAGGAGCTTGGTTGGGAAGTTTTGATGCATCCACCATACAGTCCGGACCTCGCACCAAGCGATTACCATCTTTTTCTTGCATTGCAAAACTTTTTTAGTGATAAGAAATTGGCATCAAGGGAAGAGTGTGAAAATCAATTGCTGGAGTTTTTCGCTAATAAGGACCAAGACTTTTAG